DNA from Caldilineales bacterium:
CACCGAACGCCTCCTGCTCTATGCCCTGCACTTTGGCAAGACCGAGCAGGCGCTGCTGCACGTCGTCCACGTCTTTCAGCCGCCCACCCACTATGCCGCCAACGAGGGTTACGCCGAACTGGTGGCCCTCTACCGGGGCGTCGCGACCAATGTCGTCCAGGATGCGCGCCTGTTCTTGCAGGAGACGGGGTTGGAGGTGTCGGGCGAGGCCATCGAGGGCAACCCGGCCGAGGTCATCCTGGCCGAGGCGGGCCGCATCGGCGCCGACCTGATCCTGTTGGGCAGCCGCAATCCCGCCGACA
Protein-coding regions in this window:
- a CDS encoding universal stress protein, whose translation is MFQTILCAVDGSAATERLLLYALHFGKTEQALLHVVHVFQPPTHYAANEGYAELVALYRGVATNVVQDARLFLQETGLEVSGEAIEGNPAEVILAEAGRIGADLILLGSRNPADMTDMLLGSVSQQVLAAAPIPVFVCP